In Haloarcula sp. H-GB4, a single genomic region encodes these proteins:
- a CDS encoding phosphotransacetylase family protein: MTDTNTLLVTSLEEGIGKTAITLALATRAHDAGYDVGYMKPKGTRLRSAVGKTRDEDPMLARELLDLETDLHDMEPIVYSPTFIQEAIRGREDPDDLRERLQEGIETCSDGTDMLLVEGSSDLATGSIVDLTDIDIAELLDARVLLVTGYDTPSDTDEILSAAEAIGDRLDGVLFNGVTDATVDELADDVVPFLEGEGIPVHGILPRDRSLAGVTVADLARNLGADILTGDANTDVHVERFSVGAMSGSSALERFRRTRDAVVVTGGDRSEVQTAALEASGINALLLTGGFQPASAVIGQAAEKNVPVLSVQSDTRTTIDRVEEVLRTGQTRNEATVDRMRTLLDDGVDVESLLSIDL, from the coding sequence ATGACCGACACGAACACGCTACTCGTTACATCGCTTGAGGAAGGTATCGGCAAGACGGCTATCACGCTCGCGCTCGCGACGCGTGCTCACGACGCGGGCTACGATGTCGGCTACATGAAGCCCAAGGGAACGCGTCTGCGGAGCGCGGTCGGCAAGACACGGGACGAGGACCCGATGCTCGCCCGCGAACTGCTCGATCTGGAGACCGACCTCCACGACATGGAGCCCATCGTCTACTCGCCGACGTTCATTCAGGAAGCCATCCGCGGGCGTGAGGACCCGGATGACCTCCGTGAGCGACTGCAAGAAGGCATCGAAACGTGTTCGGATGGAACCGATATGCTCCTTGTCGAGGGGAGCAGCGACCTAGCGACTGGCAGTATCGTCGACCTCACAGACATCGATATCGCGGAGTTGCTTGACGCCCGCGTACTGTTAGTCACCGGCTACGACACGCCCAGTGACACGGACGAAATTCTGTCTGCGGCCGAAGCGATCGGTGATCGACTCGATGGGGTTCTGTTCAACGGCGTCACCGATGCGACAGTAGATGAACTCGCCGATGACGTGGTCCCGTTCCTCGAAGGAGAAGGAATCCCAGTCCACGGCATTCTGCCGCGTGACCGCTCGCTCGCCGGCGTCACGGTTGCCGACCTCGCCCGGAACCTCGGCGCTGACATCCTCACTGGTGATGCCAACACCGATGTCCACGTCGAGCGGTTCAGCGTCGGCGCGATGAGCGGGAGCAGCGCGCTCGAGCGCTTCCGGCGGACACGCGATGCTGTCGTCGTCACCGGTGGCGACCGGTCGGAGGTCCAGACTGCGGCCCTCGAAGCGTCCGGTATCAACGCGTTACTCCTCACCGGTGGGTTCCAGCCCGCCAGTGCGGTCATTGGACAGGCGGCCGAGAAAAACGTTCCAGTACTGTCAGTTCAGTCAGATACACGGACGACGATAGACAGAGTCGAGGAAGTGCTCCGAACCGGACAGACCCGGAATGAGGCAACGGTCGACCGTATGCGGACGCTACTGGACGACGGCGTCGACGTCGAGTCGCTGCTGTCAATCGACCTCTAG
- the acs gene encoding acetate--CoA ligase alpha subunit — protein MGRLSTLFAPERVAVVGATDSEGSVGHAVTTNLLDSFAGEVVAVNPNKETVLGLPCYNNLDGLEDPGSVDVAVVVVPPTVAVEVIENAGEAGIENVVVITAGFGETGSDGAEREQRLRDAASEYDLNLVGPNSLGVMSTPVGLNATFGNEMASDGDISFMSQSGAFITAVLDWAAERDVGFKDIVSLGNKAVLDESDFVAEWGDDPDTDVILGYLEDINDGSSFVQTAREVTQETPIVLVKSGRTDAGASAAASHTGAMAGSERAYEAGLDKAGTLRVESVQELFDYAQILAGQPLPDGDEIAIVTNAGGPGVMTTDAVGDSDLQLAQFGDETFSRLREEMPDEANIYNPVDIIGDAPAERFETALETVLADDNVSMAVVVACPTAVLSFEDLSERIVEQQERFEKPVAATLMGGKSVDAGANVLSEAGVPNYFDPARAVGSLDALRRYREIRTTDYEEPTTFDVDRERAREILESGARRGSNRLGVEAMELLDAYGIPTPQGDVVSSPVEAEAIAEEIGDDVVMKIVSPDILHKSDIGGVEVAVPVEEVRDTYEDLVVRARNYQEDATILGVQVQEMVDLDNGVETILGMNRDPQFGPLLLFGLGGIFVEVLEDNTVSVAPVSETEAKGMLDDIDSAPLLRGARGRDPVDEATLVETIQRLSQLVTDFPAIVELDINPLVATPDGVQAVDLRLTLDQEKL, from the coding sequence ATGGGACGATTATCGACGTTGTTTGCGCCGGAACGTGTCGCAGTGGTCGGGGCGACCGATTCGGAGGGATCCGTCGGTCACGCGGTCACCACGAACCTGCTCGATTCGTTTGCAGGGGAGGTCGTGGCCGTGAACCCGAACAAAGAGACAGTACTTGGATTGCCGTGTTATAACAACCTCGACGGCCTGGAAGATCCCGGGTCGGTCGACGTTGCCGTCGTCGTCGTACCGCCGACGGTGGCGGTCGAGGTCATCGAGAACGCCGGGGAAGCGGGTATCGAAAACGTCGTCGTCATCACTGCTGGCTTCGGTGAGACCGGCAGTGATGGGGCCGAACGCGAGCAACGGCTCCGAGACGCGGCCAGCGAATATGACCTGAATCTGGTCGGCCCGAACAGCCTCGGCGTGATGTCGACTCCCGTCGGGCTCAACGCCACCTTCGGTAATGAGATGGCTAGCGACGGCGACATCTCCTTTATGAGCCAGTCAGGCGCGTTCATCACCGCCGTCCTGGACTGGGCTGCCGAGCGCGATGTCGGCTTCAAGGACATCGTCTCGCTCGGGAACAAGGCAGTACTCGACGAGAGCGATTTTGTCGCCGAGTGGGGTGACGACCCCGACACTGACGTCATTCTGGGCTATCTTGAGGACATTAACGATGGGTCCTCGTTCGTACAGACGGCTCGCGAGGTGACACAGGAGACGCCGATTGTGCTTGTCAAGTCCGGCCGCACAGACGCGGGTGCGAGCGCGGCCGCCTCCCACACCGGTGCGATGGCCGGCTCAGAGCGGGCCTACGAGGCAGGCCTCGACAAAGCCGGGACGCTCCGCGTTGAATCCGTACAGGAACTGTTCGACTACGCACAGATCCTCGCGGGCCAGCCGCTCCCGGACGGAGACGAAATCGCCATCGTCACAAACGCCGGCGGTCCCGGCGTGATGACGACCGACGCTGTCGGCGACTCGGACCTGCAACTCGCGCAGTTCGGTGACGAGACGTTCTCCCGGCTCCGCGAGGAGATGCCCGACGAGGCCAATATCTACAACCCGGTCGACATCATCGGCGATGCTCCCGCGGAGCGCTTCGAGACAGCGCTCGAAACGGTTCTCGCGGACGACAACGTCTCGATGGCCGTCGTCGTCGCCTGTCCGACGGCAGTGCTTTCCTTCGAGGACCTCTCGGAACGCATCGTCGAACAGCAGGAGCGGTTCGAGAAGCCCGTTGCGGCAACGTTGATGGGCGGGAAGTCAGTCGACGCCGGTGCGAACGTCCTGAGCGAAGCGGGCGTGCCGAACTACTTCGACCCGGCCCGCGCCGTCGGAAGTCTGGACGCTCTGAGACGCTATCGCGAGATCAGGACAACCGACTACGAGGAGCCGACGACCTTCGACGTGGACCGCGAGCGGGCCCGTGAGATACTCGAATCCGGTGCCCGGCGCGGGTCGAACCGGCTCGGCGTGGAAGCGATGGAACTGCTCGACGCGTATGGGATTCCGACACCACAGGGTGATGTCGTCTCCTCGCCCGTCGAAGCGGAGGCTATTGCCGAGGAGATCGGCGATGATGTGGTGATGAAAATCGTCAGTCCGGACATTCTGCACAAGTCTGACATCGGCGGCGTCGAGGTCGCTGTCCCCGTCGAGGAGGTCCGTGACACCTACGAGGATCTCGTCGTCAGGGCGCGGAACTATCAGGAAGACGCGACGATTCTCGGCGTTCAGGTACAGGAGATGGTCGACCTCGACAACGGCGTCGAGACGATCCTCGGGATGAACCGGGACCCGCAGTTCGGGCCGCTGCTGTTGTTCGGCCTCGGCGGTATTTTTGTCGAGGTGCTCGAAGACAACACTGTCAGTGTCGCTCCCGTCAGCGAGACCGAGGCGAAAGGAATGCTCGACGACATCGACTCCGCGCCGCTGTTGCGCGGTGCCAGGGGCCGCGACCCCGTCGACGAGGCCACGCTCGTCGAGACAATCCAGCGGCTCTCGCAACTCGTCACTGACTTCCCCGCAATCGTCGAACTGGACATCAACCCCCTCGTCGCGACACCAGACGGGGTACAGGCGGTCGACCTGCGACTCACCCTCGACCAGGAGAAACTATGA
- the dpsA gene encoding DNA starvation/stationary phase protection protein DpsA translates to MATQEHVRREFGNVEENELRLDKEKSEQVINALNQDLADTYTLYHQVKKHHWNVEGAEFRDLHLFLGDAAGNAEEAADELAERAQALGGTPIAGGKAQEEHASVEPEGQDVYDIRTSLENDLEMYGDIIESLRDHIDLAENLGDHATAQILREIIVQTEEDAHHIEHYLEDDTLVLD, encoded by the coding sequence ATGGCAACACAAGAGCACGTCCGACGTGAGTTCGGGAATGTCGAAGAGAACGAACTCCGCCTCGACAAGGAGAAGTCCGAGCAGGTAATCAACGCGCTGAATCAGGACCTGGCGGACACATACACGCTGTACCATCAGGTCAAGAAGCACCACTGGAACGTCGAGGGCGCCGAGTTCCGTGACCTCCACCTATTCCTCGGCGATGCTGCTGGAAACGCCGAAGAAGCAGCCGACGAACTCGCAGAGCGGGCACAGGCCCTCGGTGGCACACCTATCGCCGGCGGCAAGGCACAGGAAGAGCACGCGTCGGTTGAGCCGGAAGGACAGGATGTGTACGACATCCGGACGTCGCTCGAAAACGACCTCGAGATGTACGGCGACATCATCGAGTCGCTCCGTGATCACATCGACCTTGCGGAGAACCTCGGTGACCACGCCACGGCGCAGATCCTCCGGGAAATCATTGTGCAAACTGAGGAAGACGCCCACCACATCGAACACTACCTCGAAGACGACACGCTCGTCCTCGACTAA
- a CDS encoding HTH domain-containing protein produces MSSSTAPGGRRATLFVRSDLPAPSRKRCTAIERELQELVCRGVLDDIETVEWEKRVPLQGPGNGTERDLYNEFADWARESGVCLAPFFDTRLCYSSTTGEKRRELVMPAVCLAVYEDGNLVQVAPYADAGRTESVEECITELAETGTLPETYSTPVSTV; encoded by the coding sequence ATGTCCAGCTCTACCGCTCCGGGCGGTCGTCGGGCGACCCTGTTCGTCCGATCTGACCTCCCCGCGCCATCACGGAAACGTTGCACCGCTATCGAACGTGAGCTACAGGAGCTGGTGTGCCGTGGCGTACTCGATGACATCGAAACGGTCGAATGGGAGAAACGCGTCCCGCTGCAGGGCCCCGGTAACGGGACCGAGCGGGACCTGTATAACGAGTTCGCGGACTGGGCCCGCGAGTCTGGCGTCTGCCTCGCGCCGTTTTTCGACACCCGGCTCTGTTACAGTTCGACGACGGGCGAGAAACGCCGGGAACTCGTCATGCCAGCCGTCTGTCTCGCGGTCTACGAGGACGGCAATCTCGTACAGGTAGCCCCCTATGCCGACGCGGGCCGAACGGAGTCCGTTGAAGAGTGCATTACAGAACTGGCCGAAACAGGGACCCTCCCGGAGACGTATTCGACACCCGTCTCGACCGTATAG